The following proteins are co-located in the Pedobacter frigiditerrae genome:
- the nhaA gene encoding Na+/H+ antiporter NhaA, with the protein MLKKINLTVFAKFFQSGKVGGILLLICVLISLSIANFGDAEYFNNFLARILGFNLGIVEIKYSISAWVNDGLMAIFFLLVGLEIKRELIEGELSTLKKASLPVLAALGGMIVPSLIFFFFNKGEETASGWGIPMATDIAFALAIIAMLGKNVPPSLKIFLAALAIADDLGAILVIAIFYTAQIHWSYLLMAGGVFALLLAFNYFKIKSLWLYLIPGVFLWYFVHHSGIHATIAGVLLAFTIPTNHTAELSPLEKLEHFLTIPVNFLIMPIFALANTNITFQKEMIDGLISPLGLGIIFGLFFGKTIGVTLLSWFAVKIKLAKLPSGANWKHIIGVGMLAGIGFTMSIFISLLSFSNPEYVVEAKFAILCASIIAGTFGFIYLKSIKQKINFKETKS; encoded by the coding sequence ATGCTAAAAAAAATCAACCTTACAGTTTTTGCAAAGTTTTTCCAATCTGGTAAAGTAGGTGGAATTCTCCTCCTGATCTGTGTACTCATTTCCTTATCGATTGCAAATTTTGGGGATGCGGAATATTTCAACAACTTTTTAGCTAGAATATTAGGCTTTAACTTAGGTATAGTTGAAATAAAATATAGTATCTCTGCTTGGGTTAATGATGGTTTAATGGCCATATTTTTCTTATTGGTCGGCTTAGAGATCAAACGAGAATTAATAGAAGGAGAACTATCTACCTTAAAAAAAGCATCTTTACCTGTTTTAGCCGCACTAGGCGGAATGATTGTTCCTTCTCTGATATTTTTCTTCTTTAACAAAGGTGAAGAAACGGCCTCAGGCTGGGGCATTCCGATGGCAACAGATATTGCTTTCGCACTAGCCATCATCGCCATGTTAGGCAAAAATGTTCCCCCATCTTTAAAAATATTTCTAGCAGCTTTGGCAATTGCCGATGATTTGGGAGCAATTTTAGTAATTGCCATATTTTACACCGCACAAATTCATTGGAGCTATCTATTAATGGCAGGAGGTGTTTTCGCTTTGCTACTTGCATTTAATTATTTTAAAATCAAATCACTTTGGCTTTATTTAATTCCAGGAGTTTTTTTATGGTACTTTGTTCATCATTCTGGCATACATGCAACCATTGCTGGTGTGTTATTGGCGTTTACCATCCCAACTAATCACACTGCAGAGCTATCGCCCCTAGAAAAATTAGAACACTTTTTAACTATTCCTGTTAACTTTTTAATTATGCCGATTTTTGCATTAGCTAACACCAACATTACTTTCCAAAAAGAAATGATTGATGGATTAATATCGCCACTTGGACTTGGGATTATATTCGGATTATTCTTTGGCAAAACCATCGGCGTAACCTTATTATCTTGGTTTGCAGTTAAAATAAAGTTGGCAAAACTACCTTCCGGCGCCAATTGGAAACATATTATAGGCGTTGGTATGTTGGCGGGCATCGGTTTTACCATGTCTATATTTATTTCCTTGCTTTCTTTTAGCAATCCAGAATATGTGGTTGAAGCTAAGTTTGCCATACTCTGCGCTTCAATTATTGCTGGTACTTTCGGCTTTATTTATTTAAAAAGTATCAAACAAAAAATTAACTTTAAAGAAACCAAATCATAA
- a CDS encoding PorP/SprF family type IX secretion system membrane protein, with the protein MKIFNKTYQMLRHTVWSLLLITIVLSLTGNETKAQLNPLSSMYFLNQYQANPAYAGLNDGLNVNVNYRKQWSNIPGAPSTQGITADYKLNKVGLGVNFYNEKAGSLQRTKAVATYAYHLPLNGDNQKLNFGASIGIMNEQVDYSSVNGDVTDPSITQFNNKGSLFDGDFGIAYTSDKLNIEAAIPNIRSFIKQEDDNVVDRSRFYAAASYKISTGSGANALEIEPKIAFREIEGYDSIFDAGANFNFTNKLFIMGMYHSSKSASFGAGINYRSSLAIMGYYTTETSALQGSANGTFEISLKATLFGK; encoded by the coding sequence ATGAAGATTTTCAATAAAACATATCAAATGCTACGCCATACAGTTTGGTCACTTTTGCTTATCACAATAGTTTTATCCTTAACAGGAAATGAAACAAAAGCTCAGCTTAATCCTTTAAGTTCGATGTATTTCTTAAACCAATATCAAGCAAATCCAGCGTATGCTGGACTGAATGATGGTTTAAACGTAAATGTTAACTACCGTAAACAATGGAGCAATATTCCTGGTGCACCAAGTACACAAGGTATTACAGCAGATTATAAATTGAACAAAGTTGGCTTAGGCGTTAACTTTTATAACGAAAAAGCTGGTTCTTTACAACGCACAAAAGCTGTAGCTACTTATGCTTATCACTTGCCATTAAATGGAGATAACCAAAAACTAAATTTCGGCGCATCTATTGGCATAATGAATGAGCAAGTGGATTATAGTAGTGTAAATGGAGATGTTACAGACCCCAGCATTACGCAATTTAATAATAAAGGTTCTTTATTTGATGGAGATTTTGGAATAGCTTACACCAGCGATAAGTTAAATATTGAAGCTGCCATTCCTAATATTAGAAGCTTTATTAAACAGGAAGATGATAATGTAGTAGACCGTTCTCGTTTTTATGCTGCAGCTAGTTATAAAATCAGTACAGGAAGTGGAGCCAATGCATTAGAGATTGAACCTAAAATTGCTTTCAGGGAAATTGAAGGCTATGATAGCATTTTTGATGCTGGTGCAAACTTTAACTTTACCAATAAGCTTTTCATTATGGGAATGTATCATAGTTCGAAAAGTGCATCATTTGGTGCAGGCATTAACTATCGGTCATCCTTAGCTATAATGGGTTATTATACCACTGAAACATCTGCGTTGCAAGGTTCGGCTAATGGTACATTTGAAATTAGCTTAAAAGCAACATTGTTTGGGAAATAA